One window from the genome of Lysobacter helvus encodes:
- a CDS encoding ABC transporter ATP-binding protein, with translation MRTADAVLARLHHASKSYGKIKALDGVDLALRGGELLALLGPNGAGKTTAIGLLLGLLRADAGTVELFGRDPQDIAARRNIGVMLQDAQLPATLRVGELIRLTASYYPSPRTVQESADLAGVADLLKRPYGKLSGGQQRRVQFALALCGRPKLLFLDEPTVGMDIQARQTLWAAIRHLVAEGNGVVLTTHYLEEAEALADRVCVMARGRIISEGSVDALRARVSMKRVRCNTTLSPTDVADWPGVVEATLEGDRLCIATEHAEAVVRRLLALDDTLSALEVRAAGLAEAFTELTRDDAVASLREAA, from the coding sequence ATGCGCACCGCCGACGCCGTCCTGGCGCGCCTGCACCACGCCAGCAAGTCCTACGGGAAGATCAAGGCCCTCGACGGCGTGGACCTCGCGCTGCGCGGCGGCGAACTGCTGGCGCTGCTCGGGCCCAACGGCGCGGGCAAGACGACCGCGATCGGCCTGCTGCTCGGGCTGCTGCGCGCCGATGCGGGCACGGTCGAACTGTTCGGCCGCGATCCGCAGGACATCGCCGCGCGCCGCAACATCGGCGTGATGCTGCAGGACGCGCAGTTGCCGGCGACGTTGCGCGTCGGCGAGCTGATTCGCCTCACCGCCAGCTATTACCCGTCGCCGCGCACCGTGCAGGAAAGCGCGGACCTGGCCGGCGTGGCCGACCTGCTCAAGCGTCCGTACGGCAAGTTGTCCGGCGGCCAGCAGCGGCGCGTGCAGTTCGCGCTCGCGCTGTGCGGCCGGCCGAAGCTGCTGTTCCTCGACGAACCCACCGTCGGCATGGACATCCAGGCGCGCCAGACCTTGTGGGCCGCCATCCGCCACCTCGTCGCCGAAGGCAACGGCGTGGTGCTCACCACGCATTACCTCGAGGAAGCCGAAGCGCTGGCCGACCGCGTGTGCGTGATGGCGCGCGGCCGCATCATCAGCGAAGGCAGCGTCGATGCGTTGCGTGCGCGCGTGTCGATGAAGCGCGTGCGGTGCAACACGACGCTGTCGCCGACCGACGTGGCCGATTGGCCGGGCGTCGTCGAAGCCACGCTGGAAGGCGATCGCCTGTGCATCGCCACCGAACACGCCGAGGCCGTGGTGCGCCGCCTGCTGGCGCTCGACGACACGCTGTCCGCGCTCGAAGTGCGCGCCGCCGGCCTGGCCGAGGCCTTCACCGAACTCACCCGCGACGACGCCGTCGCCTCCCTGCGCGAGGCCGCCTGA
- a CDS encoding efflux RND transporter periplasmic adaptor subunit: MPASADLLKELRIDRSAPPPAPPSRKRWALLAVFGGAIAAIVGAWAAMGHGGATEVETAQVTAIGGSGGGNATAVLDATGYVVARRMATVSAKITGKVREVLIEEGQHVEAGQVMATLDPIDADAQRALAASQVAMAQSQVGSIDAQLREAEANVVRLNGLIKQQLVSRAAYDQAVAERDSLRAQRNTTQRQAAVAGNQLRIADQNIDNTVVRAPFAGVVIAKAAQPGEMVSPLSAGGGFTRTGIGTVVDMDSLEVEVEVGEAFIGRVKPKMPVESTLNAYPDWKIPGEVIAIIPAADRGKATVKVRVGMNVRDPRIVPDMGVRVSFLEAARPATAQKTNPGVLAPAGAIVQRDGKDVAFVVDGEKAQLRAVKVGRTLGDDREVTEGLSGGDTVVVSPPESLADGARVKPKAAEAESQ, translated from the coding sequence ATGCCCGCATCCGCCGACCTCCTCAAGGAACTGCGCATCGACCGAAGCGCACCGCCGCCTGCGCCGCCGTCGCGCAAGCGCTGGGCGTTGCTGGCCGTGTTCGGCGGCGCGATCGCGGCGATCGTGGGCGCGTGGGCCGCGATGGGCCACGGCGGCGCGACCGAAGTGGAGACCGCGCAGGTCACCGCGATCGGCGGCAGCGGCGGCGGCAATGCCACGGCGGTGCTCGATGCCACCGGCTATGTCGTCGCGCGCCGCATGGCCACCGTGTCGGCGAAGATCACCGGCAAGGTGCGCGAAGTGCTGATCGAAGAAGGCCAGCACGTCGAAGCCGGCCAGGTGATGGCCACGCTCGATCCGATCGACGCCGATGCGCAACGCGCGCTCGCGGCGTCGCAAGTGGCGATGGCGCAAAGCCAGGTCGGCAGCATCGATGCGCAGCTGCGCGAAGCCGAAGCGAACGTCGTGCGCCTGAATGGCTTGATCAAGCAGCAGCTCGTCTCGCGCGCCGCCTACGACCAGGCCGTCGCCGAACGCGATTCGTTGCGCGCGCAGCGCAACACCACGCAACGCCAGGCCGCGGTCGCCGGCAACCAGCTGCGCATCGCCGACCAGAACATCGACAACACCGTGGTGCGCGCGCCGTTCGCCGGCGTGGTGATCGCCAAGGCCGCGCAGCCGGGCGAGATGGTCTCGCCGCTGTCGGCCGGTGGCGGCTTCACGCGCACGGGCATCGGCACCGTGGTCGACATGGATTCGCTGGAAGTCGAAGTGGAAGTCGGCGAAGCCTTCATCGGCCGCGTGAAGCCGAAGATGCCGGTCGAGTCCACGCTCAACGCGTATCCCGACTGGAAGATCCCCGGCGAAGTCATCGCGATCATCCCCGCCGCCGACCGCGGCAAGGCGACGGTGAAAGTGCGCGTGGGCATGAACGTGCGCGACCCGCGCATCGTGCCGGACATGGGCGTGCGCGTGAGCTTCCTGGAAGCGGCACGCCCGGCCACCGCGCAGAAGACCAACCCCGGCGTGCTCGCGCCGGCAGGCGCGATCGTGCAGCGCGACGGCAAGGACGTGGCGTTCGTGGTCGATGGCGAGAAGGCGCAGCTGCGCGCGGTGAAGGTCGGCCGCACGCTCGGCGACGATCGCGAAGTCACCGAAGGCCTGAGCGGCGGCGACACCGTCGTGGTGTCCCCGCCCGAATCGCTGGCCGACGGCGCGCGCGTCAAGCCGAAGGCCGCCGAAGCCGAATCGCAGTAA
- a CDS encoding ABC transporter ATP-binding protein: MSTLVSIRNLHKTYRRGPETVDVLHGLDLDIAQGDFVALMGPSGSGKTTLLNLIGGLDSPSGGEISVDNQRIDTLTSGQLSQWRSNHVGFVFQFYNLMPTLTAQKNVELPLLLTRLSSAQRKRNAEIALELVGLKDRGGHRPSELSGGQQQRVAIARAIVSDPTLLICDEPTGDLDRASAEDILGLLQMLNREHGKTIVMVTHDPKAAEYATHTLHLDKGNLVEQAAHADYA, translated from the coding sequence ATGTCCACCCTCGTCAGCATCCGCAACCTGCACAAGACCTACCGTCGCGGCCCCGAGACCGTCGACGTCCTGCACGGCCTCGACCTGGACATCGCCCAGGGCGACTTCGTCGCATTGATGGGGCCGTCGGGTTCGGGCAAGACCACGCTGCTGAATTTGATCGGCGGCCTCGACTCGCCTTCCGGCGGCGAGATCTCCGTCGACAACCAGCGCATCGACACGCTCACCTCGGGCCAGTTGTCGCAGTGGCGCAGCAACCACGTCGGCTTCGTGTTCCAGTTCTACAACCTGATGCCCACGCTCACCGCGCAGAAGAACGTCGAGCTGCCGCTGCTGCTCACGCGCCTGTCGTCGGCGCAGCGCAAGCGCAACGCGGAGATCGCGCTGGAACTGGTGGGCCTGAAGGATCGCGGCGGCCATCGCCCGTCCGAACTCTCCGGCGGCCAGCAGCAGCGCGTGGCGATCGCGCGCGCGATCGTCTCCGACCCCACGCTGCTGATCTGCGACGAACCCACGGGCGACCTGGACCGCGCGTCCGCCGAAGACATCCTGGGCCTGCTGCAGATGCTCAACCGCGAGCACGGCAAGACGATCGTGATGGTCACGCACGATCCGAAGGCCGCCGAATACGCCACGCATACGCTGCACCTCGACAAGGGCAACCTGGTCGAGCAGGCCGCGCACGCCGACTACGCCTGA
- a CDS encoding ABC transporter permease: MKYFHLIWAALFRSRTRTFLTLFSVMTAFFLFGMLDSVRVAFNSGGSVTGANRMIASSRLSLTQMLPYSLDPQIRAIPGVKKSSYAAWFGGIYKDPKNFFPNFSVGPGYLDVYPEFILPADQRKAWEADRTGAIVGETLAKRHGWKVGDVIPLQATIFPTKGSNDWSFKLDGIFKVKDEKQKAGQESVLLFHWNYFDEANDYVKGRVGWYILQLDDASHADRVSKAVDALSANSDHETKTQTEQAFNQAFIKQIGDIGLIVTAIMGAVFFTLLLLTGNTMAQAVRERIPELAVLKTIGFSNRSVLMLVLGESVLLVAIGAVLGLALAPLAMIATTKGSGGFIQLPSSLPPESWVTGLLLMLAFGVLAGLLPALRAMRLNIVDALAGR, translated from the coding sequence ATGAAATATTTCCACTTGATCTGGGCGGCGCTGTTCCGCAGCAGGACGCGGACCTTCCTCACGCTGTTCTCGGTGATGACCGCCTTCTTCCTGTTCGGCATGCTCGACTCGGTGCGCGTCGCCTTCAATTCCGGCGGCAGCGTCACCGGCGCCAATCGCATGATCGCCTCGTCGCGCCTGTCGCTGACGCAGATGCTGCCGTACTCGCTCGACCCGCAGATCCGCGCGATCCCGGGCGTGAAGAAGTCCTCGTACGCCGCGTGGTTCGGCGGCATCTACAAGGATCCGAAGAACTTCTTCCCCAACTTCTCCGTCGGCCCCGGTTACCTCGACGTGTATCCGGAATTCATCCTGCCGGCCGACCAGCGCAAGGCGTGGGAAGCCGATCGCACCGGCGCGATCGTCGGCGAGACGCTGGCGAAGCGGCACGGCTGGAAAGTCGGCGACGTGATCCCGTTGCAGGCCACGATCTTCCCGACCAAGGGCAGTAACGACTGGTCGTTCAAGCTCGACGGCATCTTCAAGGTCAAGGACGAGAAGCAGAAGGCCGGCCAGGAAAGCGTGCTGCTCTTCCACTGGAACTACTTCGACGAGGCCAACGACTACGTCAAGGGCCGCGTGGGCTGGTACATCCTGCAGCTCGACGACGCCAGCCACGCAGACCGCGTGTCCAAGGCCGTCGATGCGTTGTCGGCCAACTCCGACCACGAGACCAAGACACAGACCGAACAGGCGTTCAACCAAGCCTTCATCAAGCAGATCGGCGACATCGGGTTGATCGTCACCGCGATCATGGGTGCGGTGTTCTTCACCCTGTTGCTGCTGACCGGCAACACGATGGCGCAGGCGGTGCGCGAACGCATTCCGGAACTGGCGGTGCTCAAGACCATCGGTTTCAGCAATCGGAGCGTGCTGATGCTGGTGCTCGGCGAGTCGGTGTTGCTGGTGGCGATCGGTGCGGTGCTGGGCCTGGCGCTCGCGCCGCTGGCGATGATCGCCACGACGAAGGGCAGCGGCGGCTTCATCCAGTTGCCGTCGAGCCTGCCGCCGGAAAGCTGGGTCACCGGCCTGTTGCTGATGCTGGCCTTCGGCGTGCTCGCCGGCCTGCTGCCCGCATTGCGTGCGATGCGCCTGAACATCGTCGATGCCCTCGCGGGCCGCTGA
- a CDS encoding ABC transporter permease — protein sequence MSKSKRFFSGLLTIVALVAALVVWSMLPWFGVLAIAVAVAAWLAFTRSGAIALAATRIGIAGLPQRWGASSVIVIGIAGVVGVLVAMLAMGEGFKATLSNTGGTDTAIILRGGSQAETNSVITRDQVPLISGLPGIARGADGQPVSSPELSQVVNLQSKADGTDTNVQFRGVGPAAWALRPKLKIVEGRKFGPGLREMVVGRGAQKQFANLDVGKQVKLANQVWTVVGAFESGDSNESELWADVDVLGPAYQRQAFQSVTVKLDGKNGFKQLSAGLAADPRLKLDAMTTHDYYAKQSEGLTKFLSVLGIVIGSIMAVGAIFGALNSMYAAVAGRSREIATMRALGFRGVPVVTAVMLETMLLALVGGIIGALIAWVVFNGHTVSTLGNNFSQVVFQFRVSPQLLWTGLKWALGIGLVGGLFPALRAARLPVTEALRAG from the coding sequence ATGTCGAAGTCGAAACGTTTCTTCTCCGGCCTGCTCACGATCGTGGCCCTGGTCGCCGCGCTCGTCGTGTGGTCGATGCTGCCGTGGTTCGGCGTGCTCGCGATCGCGGTCGCGGTCGCCGCGTGGCTCGCCTTCACGCGTAGCGGTGCGATCGCACTCGCCGCCACGCGCATCGGCATCGCGGGCTTGCCGCAACGCTGGGGTGCGTCGTCGGTGATCGTGATCGGCATCGCCGGCGTGGTCGGCGTGCTGGTGGCGATGCTCGCGATGGGCGAAGGCTTCAAGGCCACGCTGTCCAACACCGGCGGCACCGACACCGCGATCATCCTGCGCGGCGGTTCGCAAGCCGAGACCAACTCGGTGATCACGCGCGACCAGGTGCCGCTGATTTCCGGCCTGCCGGGCATCGCGCGCGGCGCCGACGGTCAGCCGGTTTCGTCGCCGGAGCTCTCGCAGGTGGTCAACCTGCAGAGCAAGGCCGACGGCACCGACACCAACGTGCAGTTCCGCGGCGTGGGTCCTGCGGCATGGGCGTTGCGTCCGAAGCTGAAGATCGTGGAAGGCCGCAAGTTCGGCCCGGGCCTGCGCGAGATGGTGGTCGGTCGCGGTGCGCAGAAGCAGTTCGCCAACCTCGACGTCGGCAAGCAGGTCAAGCTGGCCAACCAGGTGTGGACGGTGGTGGGCGCGTTCGAGTCGGGCGATTCGAACGAGTCGGAACTGTGGGCGGACGTCGACGTGCTCGGCCCCGCGTACCAGCGCCAGGCCTTCCAGTCAGTGACCGTGAAGCTGGATGGCAAGAACGGCTTCAAGCAGTTGTCCGCCGGCCTCGCCGCGGATCCGCGCCTGAAGCTCGACGCGATGACCACGCACGATTACTACGCCAAGCAGTCGGAAGGCCTGACGAAGTTCCTCTCCGTCCTCGGCATCGTGATCGGTTCGATCATGGCGGTGGGCGCGATCTTCGGTGCGCTCAACTCGATGTACGCCGCCGTCGCGGGTCGCTCGCGCGAAATCGCGACGATGCGTGCGCTGGGCTTCCGCGGCGTGCCGGTCGTCACCGCGGTGATGCTGGAAACGATGCTGCTCGCGCTGGTCGGCGGCATCATCGGCGCGCTGATCGCGTGGGTCGTGTTCAACGGCCACACCGTGTCGACGCTGGGCAACAACTTCAGCCAGGTGGTGTTCCAGTTCCGCGTCTCGCCGCAGTTGCTGTGGACGGGACTGAAGTGGGCGCTGGGCATCGGGTTGGTCGGTGGGTTGTTCCCGGCGTTGCGGGCGGCGCGACTCCCGGTGACGGAGGCCTTGCGCGCCGGTTGA
- a CDS encoding DUF1272 domain-containing protein has product MLQMRPNCECCDKDLPPDAHDALICSFECTFCADCATGVLKGRCPNCGGTFAPRPRRAAHLLVKYPASTERVRKPDGCAAASA; this is encoded by the coding sequence ATGCTGCAGATGCGCCCGAACTGCGAATGCTGCGACAAGGACCTGCCGCCCGACGCGCACGACGCGCTGATCTGTTCGTTCGAATGCACGTTCTGCGCCGACTGCGCCACCGGCGTGCTCAAGGGCCGGTGCCCGAACTGCGGCGGGACGTTCGCGCCGCGGCCCAGGCGCGCGGCGCATCTGCTGGTGAAGTATCCGGCGTCGACGGAGCGGGTGCGCAAGCCGGATGGATGCGCGGCGGCAAGCGCCTGA
- the rarD gene encoding EamA family transporter RarD, which translates to MTNPGLDRRGLLIAVGSFLLWGVMPLWWHMLKDVPSLQIVLHRIAWSAVIVGAYLTWTQGRGWLRAALAKPRVWWMLGLSGLLIGFNWGLYIWAVNAGHVVESSLGYFINPLLNVLLGVVLLRERLGRAQWVSVAIATVGVAWLTLRFGQLPWIALALAASFALYGLIRKLASVESIPGLGVEGAYLLLPAIVLLGWSQWHGQGGFFVAQSAGGYGAWTSVLLIVSGALTALPLVGFAYAVRRVPLSVVGLLQYVAPTMQFLIGVFVFHEAFDRDRAIGFAFIWIALAIFAIDGVLRSRRTSAPTIAAAPATR; encoded by the coding sequence ATGACCAACCCCGGCCTCGACCGCCGCGGCCTGCTGATCGCCGTCGGTTCCTTCCTGCTGTGGGGCGTGATGCCGCTGTGGTGGCACATGCTGAAGGACGTGCCGTCGCTGCAGATCGTGCTGCACCGGATTGCGTGGAGCGCGGTGATCGTCGGCGCCTACCTCACCTGGACGCAGGGCCGCGGCTGGCTGCGCGCCGCGCTCGCGAAACCGCGCGTGTGGTGGATGCTCGGGCTGAGCGGCCTGCTGATCGGGTTCAACTGGGGCCTGTACATCTGGGCCGTCAACGCGGGGCACGTCGTCGAATCGAGCCTCGGGTACTTCATCAATCCGCTGCTCAACGTGTTGCTGGGCGTCGTGCTGCTGCGCGAGCGCCTCGGCCGTGCGCAGTGGGTGTCGGTCGCGATCGCCACCGTCGGTGTTGCGTGGCTGACGTTGCGCTTCGGCCAGTTGCCGTGGATCGCGCTCGCGCTCGCCGCGTCGTTCGCGCTGTATGGCCTGATCCGCAAGCTCGCGTCGGTCGAATCGATCCCGGGCCTCGGCGTCGAAGGCGCGTACCTGCTGCTGCCGGCCATCGTGTTGCTCGGCTGGAGCCAATGGCACGGGCAGGGCGGCTTCTTCGTGGCGCAATCCGCCGGCGGTTACGGCGCGTGGACCAGCGTGCTGCTGATCGTCAGCGGTGCGCTTACCGCGCTGCCGCTGGTGGGCTTCGCGTACGCCGTGCGGCGCGTGCCGTTGTCGGTCGTCGGCCTGCTGCAGTACGTCGCGCCGACGATGCAGTTCCTGATCGGCGTGTTCGTCTTCCACGAAGCCTTCGACCGCGACCGCGCGATCGGGTTCGCCTTCATCTGGATCGCGCTGGCGATCTTCGCCATCGATGGCGTGCTGCGCTCGCGCCGCACCAGCGCGCCCACCATTGCGGCGGCGCCCGCCACCCGCTAA
- a CDS encoding DinB family protein: protein MQDPTLAALVRFPQELRAHYAVIPESRADFVPASWEGCPSERFGPLAQLWHVHDIEREGYHVRFRRTLQEATPLLADIDSYALADARGQRGTAAQALADFAQARAETIALLTALSPADFARPAHFDGYGPTTLRGLMHFLCSHDQQHLAGLQWLAGQIESPTR, encoded by the coding sequence ATGCAGGACCCCACCCTCGCGGCCCTCGTGCGCTTCCCGCAGGAATTGCGCGCGCACTACGCCGTCATCCCCGAATCCCGCGCCGATTTCGTCCCGGCGTCCTGGGAAGGCTGCCCGAGCGAACGCTTCGGCCCGCTCGCGCAGCTGTGGCACGTGCACGACATCGAGCGCGAGGGTTACCACGTGCGCTTCCGTCGCACGTTGCAGGAAGCCACGCCGCTGCTCGCCGACATCGACAGCTACGCGCTCGCCGATGCGCGTGGCCAACGCGGCACGGCGGCGCAGGCGCTGGCCGACTTCGCCCAGGCGCGCGCGGAAACGATCGCGCTGCTCACCGCCTTGTCGCCCGCCGACTTCGCGCGCCCCGCGCACTTCGACGGCTACGGCCCCACCACGCTGCGCGGATTGATGCACTTCCTGTGCAGCCACGACCAGCAACACCTCGCGGGCCTGCAATGGCTCGCCGGCCAGATCGAGAGCCCGACCCGATGA
- a CDS encoding Lrp/AsnC family transcriptional regulator, protein MSAPLALDEFDHRLLELLQRDADATLSALGDAVGLSASAVQRRIKRYRESGLMRQVAVLNPAMLGNVTLAAVLVALERESARHHAAFYARMRSAPEVQQCYVLAGEWDYLVILATTGLPHTREVAERLFGSDETLKRYETRMVFEPIKLGLHLPTRPPAARRKK, encoded by the coding sequence ATGTCTGCCCCCCTCGCCCTCGACGAGTTCGACCACCGGCTGCTGGAACTGCTGCAACGCGACGCTGACGCCACGCTGTCCGCGCTCGGCGACGCGGTGGGCCTGTCCGCCAGCGCGGTGCAGCGGCGCATCAAGCGGTATCGCGAATCCGGATTGATGCGGCAGGTGGCCGTGCTGAATCCCGCGATGCTCGGCAACGTGACGCTGGCGGCGGTGCTGGTGGCGCTGGAACGCGAATCCGCGCGGCACCATGCCGCCTTCTACGCGCGCATGCGCAGCGCGCCGGAAGTGCAGCAGTGCTACGTGCTGGCGGGCGAGTGGGATTACCTGGTGATCCTGGCCACCACCGGCTTGCCGCACACGCGCGAAGTGGCGGAGCGGCTGTTCGGCAGCGACGAAACGCTGAAGCGCTACGAGACGCGCATGGTGTTCGAACCGATCAAGCTGGGATTGCACCTGCCGACCCGCCCGCCCGCGGCACGCCGCAAGAAGTGA
- a CDS encoding methylated-DNA--[protein]-cysteine S-methyltransferase gives MDKHIANDAAPTAASATTEIAVKLEHVRHLLDDGEHSLESLAEAVGLSASHLQRTFTARFGISPAQYLAQRKLGTLKAALRGGDDVSGALYDAGYGSPSRVYEGGAARLGMTPARYRAGGAGERIRWSLVDTALGQALVATTERGICMVELGADGTALEATLQAEFPRAQLERVDAGRDEFLAPRVRAVAEVLAGKRANVDVDLLGTAFQKKVWDALMKIPRGETRSYAALADALGQPRGARAIARACATNRIAIVVPCHRVVRGDGSLGGYRWGLPLKQALLQRERAA, from the coding sequence ATGGACAAGCACATCGCCAACGACGCCGCCCCCACCGCCGCTTCCGCCACCACCGAGATCGCGGTGAAGCTGGAGCACGTGCGCCACCTGCTCGACGACGGCGAGCATTCGCTCGAGTCCCTCGCCGAAGCAGTGGGCCTGAGCGCCTCGCACCTGCAGCGCACGTTCACCGCGCGCTTCGGCATCAGCCCCGCGCAATACCTGGCACAGCGCAAGCTCGGCACGCTCAAGGCCGCGTTGCGCGGCGGCGACGACGTCAGCGGTGCCCTGTACGACGCGGGCTACGGTTCGCCGTCGCGCGTGTACGAAGGCGGGGCCGCGCGCCTCGGCATGACGCCGGCCCGCTATCGCGCGGGCGGCGCGGGCGAACGCATCCGCTGGAGCCTCGTCGACACGGCGCTCGGCCAGGCGCTGGTCGCCACCACCGAGCGCGGCATCTGCATGGTGGAACTCGGCGCGGACGGCACGGCGCTGGAAGCGACGTTGCAGGCGGAATTCCCGCGCGCGCAGCTGGAGCGCGTGGACGCGGGCCGCGACGAATTCCTCGCACCGCGCGTGCGCGCCGTGGCCGAAGTGCTGGCGGGCAAGCGCGCCAACGTCGATGTCGACCTGCTCGGCACCGCGTTCCAGAAGAAAGTGTGGGATGCGCTGATGAAGATCCCGCGCGGCGAAACCCGCAGCTACGCCGCGCTCGCCGACGCGCTGGGCCAGCCGCGCGGCGCGCGTGCGATCGCGCGCGCCTGCGCCACCAACCGCATCGCCATCGTCGTGCCGTGCCATCGCGTGGTGCGCGGCGACGGCTCCCTCGGCGGGTATCGCTGGGGCTTGCCGCTCAAGCAGGCGCTGCTGCAGCGCGAGCGTGCTGCGTAG
- a CDS encoding carboxy terminal-processing peptidase encodes MKLSSTLPVLTLAFALTAPIALLARADHDTSALPAGATASQSTTAKVVYGILSDSRYAYRPRALDDALSQEIFRRYLESLDPGKLFYTAQDIAKFQPYTTKLDDAIKAGDLQAPYAMFAVYKQRVTERVAAARAQLKTGDFNFAGNDRYDYDRKDAPWADAAALDTMWKQSVRNDWLRLKLAGKSPDEIRKTLDKRYANMLGSVTDLNGEDVFQTFLNAYAGSIDPHTDYFDPRTAENFNMQMSLSLEGIGAVLQKQDEVVVIREIVPGGPAARSGKLKPGDRIVAVGQGTSGEMKDVVGWRIDDVVDQIRGAKNTPVRLDMVPAESPADAKPTRLVLVRDKIRLEEQAAKAQTITVPGTGGAAPRKIGVIKLPAFYQDFEGRRRNATDYASATRDVGRLLAQLKVQKVDGVVLDLRNNGGGSLTEAVELTGLFIDKGPVVQVRESGGRVQVEDDEQSGVAWDGPLAVLINRGSASASEIFAGAIQDYGRGLVIGETTFGKGTVQNLMDLDRWPEKEGSDFGQIKLTIAQFFRVSGGSTQHKGVVPDIRFPVTVDASEFGESTYDNALPWTRIAAVQHTQYGNFAPLLPRLDAMHAARVAKDKEFQWWSEDVAQFREENAKKSVSLNEAARRTERDTFEAKRKSRQAERKALGLPLDPFAADPSDDGLQASERNIAEDAKREKLEEKRPDPLLRESAAILADALTLLNGDRKLSQQVLPAAREQGHWSE; translated from the coding sequence ATGAAGCTCAGCTCCACCCTGCCTGTCCTGACCCTCGCCTTCGCACTCACGGCGCCGATCGCGCTGCTGGCGCGCGCCGACCACGACACCAGCGCTTTGCCGGCCGGTGCCACCGCGAGCCAGTCCACGACCGCCAAGGTCGTGTACGGCATCCTGTCCGACAGCCGCTACGCCTATCGCCCGCGCGCGCTGGACGATGCGTTGTCGCAGGAAATCTTCCGGCGCTACCTGGAATCGCTCGACCCGGGCAAGTTGTTCTACACCGCGCAGGACATCGCCAAGTTCCAGCCGTACACGACGAAGCTCGACGACGCCATCAAGGCGGGCGACCTGCAGGCGCCGTACGCCATGTTCGCCGTGTACAAGCAGCGCGTGACCGAACGCGTCGCCGCCGCGCGCGCGCAGCTGAAGACCGGCGATTTCAACTTCGCCGGCAACGATCGCTACGACTACGACCGCAAGGACGCGCCGTGGGCCGACGCGGCCGCGCTCGACACGATGTGGAAGCAGTCGGTGCGCAACGACTGGCTGCGCCTGAAGCTCGCCGGCAAGTCGCCGGACGAGATCCGCAAGACGCTCGACAAGCGTTACGCCAACATGCTGGGTTCGGTCACCGACCTCAACGGCGAGGATGTCTTCCAGACGTTCCTCAACGCGTACGCAGGCTCGATCGATCCGCACACCGATTACTTCGATCCGCGCACCGCGGAAAACTTCAACATGCAGATGTCGCTGTCGCTGGAAGGCATCGGCGCGGTGCTGCAGAAGCAGGACGAAGTCGTGGTGATCCGCGAGATCGTGCCCGGTGGTCCGGCCGCGCGAAGCGGCAAGCTCAAGCCGGGCGATCGCATCGTCGCGGTCGGGCAGGGCACGTCGGGCGAAATGAAGGACGTGGTGGGCTGGCGCATCGATGATGTCGTCGACCAGATCCGCGGCGCCAAGAACACCCCCGTGCGCCTCGACATGGTCCCCGCCGAATCGCCCGCCGACGCCAAGCCCACGCGCCTGGTGCTGGTGCGCGACAAGATCCGCCTGGAAGAACAGGCCGCCAAGGCGCAGACGATCACCGTGCCGGGCACCGGCGGTGCGGCGCCGCGCAAGATCGGCGTCATCAAACTGCCGGCGTTCTACCAGGACTTCGAAGGCCGTCGCCGCAACGCCACCGATTACGCGTCGGCCACGCGCGACGTCGGTCGCCTGCTCGCGCAGCTGAAGGTGCAGAAGGTCGATGGCGTCGTGCTCGACCTGCGCAACAACGGCGGTGGTTCGCTGACCGAAGCCGTCGAACTCACCGGCTTGTTCATCGACAAGGGCCCGGTCGTGCAGGTGCGCGAATCCGGCGGCCGCGTGCAGGTGGAAGACGACGAACAGTCCGGCGTTGCGTGGGACGGCCCGCTCGCGGTGCTGATCAACCGTGGTTCGGCCTCGGCGTCGGAAATCTTCGCCGGCGCGATCCAGGACTACGGCCGCGGCCTCGTCATCGGCGAGACCACCTTCGGCAAGGGCACCGTGCAGAACCTGATGGACCTGGACCGCTGGCCGGAGAAGGAAGGCAGCGATTTCGGCCAGATCAAGCTCACCATCGCCCAGTTCTTCCGCGTCAGTGGTGGCAGCACGCAGCACAAGGGCGTCGTCCCGGACATCCGGTTCCCGGTGACCGTCGACGCGAGCGAATTCGGCGAAAGCACCTACGACAACGCCTTGCCGTGGACGCGCATCGCCGCCGTGCAGCACACGCAGTACGGCAATTTCGCACCGCTGCTGCCGCGCCTGGATGCGATGCACGCCGCGCGCGTGGCGAAGGACAAGGAGTTCCAGTGGTGGTCGGAGGACGTCGCGCAGTTCCGCGAGGAGAACGCGAAGAAGTCCGTCTCGCTCAACGAAGCCGCCCGCCGTACCGAGCGCGATACGTTCGAAGCCAAGCGCAAGTCGCGCCAGGCCGAGCGCAAGGCGCTGGGGCTGCCGCTGGATCCGTTCGCCGCCGATCCCAGCGACGACGGCCTCCAGGCCAGCGAGCGCAACATCGCCGAAGACGCCAAGCGCGAGAAGCTGGAAGAGAAGCGTCCGGATCCGCTGCTGCGCGAATCCGCCGCGATCCTCGCCGATGCCCTCACCCTGCTCAACGGCGATCGCAAGCTGTCGCAGCAGGTGCTGCCGGCGGCGCGCGAACAGGGCCACTGGTCGGAGTAA